The Streptomyces sp. NBC_00335 DNA window AAGGGTAGCGGGCGTCGTCGGCCACCGCAGGAGAGGTGCCGGGTTCCGATTGTCCGCCGCTCGCTTGAGCCCTGCCTCGGTGCCCAGCCCATGCGCCGAGAGCCCTGAAGCTGCGGTGGCTACGACTCTTGCCCTTCACGCTCAACGACCGATCTGCCAAAGTGCCATGACAGTCAGCACCAAGATGAACAACGCGATCTCCCTGCCCACTGTGTGTCATCGGCATAAGCGCAGCGGGACACCCGACGACCCGCGTGTATCCGTCGGAGCAGCTGGCAGGAGCCCGCCCCGCGCAGATCCAGCAGCACGCTCGCGGGAGGCGGTACGCGCCTGCATGCCGCATGAAGTCGACCGGGTGCCAGCACTCAGCCAACACGATCACGGTGCGGCCCGCGGCGTGATTACGGGCGGCAGCGTCGGCAGGGATTCAGTCCCGCCCGCCCAGCCTCGTACAGAGTGATCCGCCTTGGATCTCCGGACACGCACTTCCGGCGCCATGCCCCGGGTTCGTCGCGGTGGTAAGCGGTACCCCGCTTACCAGGGCCGCTGGGCGCCCGCCACCAGGGGGAGACGAGGACGGTCACATCAAGTTGTCCGAGTTCACGATCGGCGTGCGCGAGCTCGGCGCGTAGTTCGCGTCGGCGCGCGGCGATCCGCTCACGGGCTTGTTCCACGGTTTCCATGCAGTCCCGTCTCCTCTCGGCATGGACTGACGCCCCGCTCGCGAAAACACCACGCGGGCGAGGCGGCCGTCCACACGCGCCCATCTGACGCCGTAGCCACGGCGGAAGGCTGCTCCCTGGACCCCTCAACGAGCATCGGAGCAGGTTGTGACGACTGCCTCACGCCAGGCAGGAGCCGTGTTGACTACGTGGCCGTGCCACAACGTGCCAGTAGGGGCGGTAAACAGCGGTCAACACGGGGTTCGCCGGGACTAGCCGACACGACCTCTCGGTGGGCGTTCTCGCAGGTCAGACGCCGTACGCGACCCCAAGTGCCAGGTGATTCCCAAGCTTATAGCGCGGGTTCGATTCCCGTCATCCGCTCCACGACGAAGCCCCAGGTCAGCGACCTGGGGCTTCGTCGTTGTCTAGACCCATTCAGGAGTCCCGCACCACTTGCGCACCACCTTGGCGGCGACGAGGTCGCGGGCCTTCGGCTGTTCTCACGTCGTCGCAGGTGGAGACAAGAACCCGTACATGGCCCGGCCGTCCGCCCGGGCACTCTCGTCGGCCAGTTGACGCCAAGCTGCATGCTGCGGATCGCTCAAGGCCTTCGCGAACGCGAGCTTCTTACGGTCGCCCTTGTCGAGTTGGTCTCTGAGTTGCAGCGGATTGGCGGGCAACGAGAGCAAGAACGCCAGATCGCGATAGTGGCGCTCCGGCGAAGCGGTCTTGATGCTCACCGCTGCAGCCTTCGCCACGATCGCCCCCAACAGGCTGGGGCGTCGGATCCGGCCCGTCCTCGACCCCAGTCGCACTCTCACAGCCTCGGTTCTTTGCGCAGCCTGCCGGCCGCCCGGCACCTCCAGCGTGCGGCCGGGCGGCGTCGTTGTGAGGTCTGCACGGGGGCCGAGGTTGTCAGGCGCCAGCAGATCCACCACCAACCGCTGCGGCTCCACACCGCGCTGATAGCGGTGCAACAAGTTGCCCTGCGGCGACATGCCGGCGGGGGAGAATCCGAGCCGTTCGAGCGCCGCGACCAAACGACGCAAGCTCTGCTGGTCCGACTGCACGTCAGCCAGGACATCCAGGTCGGCGCTCGCCGCCGGTGGAGTCCGGCCGTGCTCCAGGCCGTGCAGGAGCACCATCTGCCCACCGATCAGCGACCAGGCATCCGGCACCTGCTCCGCAAGGTCGAACAGCACGCCCCACAACTCCACCAGCGGGCCGGTGAACAGGTCCGACTCCAGTCGTACATCGGGCAGATCAGCCGCCATGATCACACCCTCCGAGGCTGCGCGTAGCGAGTCAGCAGGGACTCGAGCAACCCAGCTGCGGCAGCGTCGGCTCGGCTCTCATGGAGGTCCAGCAAGTCGGCCGCCACCACTGAGGCGGGGACGTCATGGCCCTGCCCTGGGGCTTCAGACCTTGAGGTCAAGAACGGCCACATCTCCGACGGGGGGATTCGGACCGAGACATTGCCCCGCTCTTCATCACGGACCATGCCGAACGCGGCTTCCAGCTTTTCGACCCGGTCGGGGTGTACGTAGATCTCCGCAGGGCCGAGGGAGATGTAGTCCGCCCCTGCCTGTGCCGCAGCACTCGCTCCTCCCCGCACCACATCCTGAGCGGCGAGCAGAACTGGCAGTACGCCTGAATGAACGCGGTACGAGCGAACCTCGGCACGGGCGGCAAGGAGTTCCTGGACCAGAGCTGGAGACAGGTGCCCGTGGGCAAGGAGGTTCCGCAACCGCGTCCTCACCCGGGACTTCTCTGCATCGGACAGGCCCACCGGCTGATGGCCGTCCAGCACCGCCAGAACGCCCCATGCATTGCGGGCCGACAGCGGTCTCCGCGAACGGCGGCCCCGGTCTTTACGATCCCGGACGCTGTCCCCGGCAACCAGCCAACGGCCACCGACCCGCTGCCCCTGCAGCTTTCCGTCATGCAGCAACTGACGGACGCGGGAATCATCCACCCCGAGCAGGGCCGCAGCCTCTTTCACCGACAGCAGTTCCATGACCATCTCCTTGCGCCTCCCCTCACGAAATCAGGAGGGAACACGCAAGCAGTCTCCTACCCAGATTCCCTTGCGTCAAGCCTCACGCAGCCAGGAGGCAAGACGCAACTATCGAGGCAGGGGCGTGCCGCACGGCCCAGACCAACGGACGCGTGCCCCATCCGTGCCCTTCGGAGCGGCGAACAGCGGTCAATGCGGGTACGGGCGGGCCCTCGAGGCAGCTCTTTCGGCAGACTGTTTCCGCAGGTCAGATGCCATATGGGCGGCCTGCACGTCATAGATTCCCAAGCTTATAGCGCGGGTTCGATTCCCGTCATCCGCTCCATGACAAAAGCCCCAGGTCAACAACCTGGGGCTTTTGTGTTGCCTAGACCTCTCCACCTCTCCCGTGCCAGATCCGAGGCGGAAGCGGAGTCTTTGGCCTTGGTTCGGCCAGGACCGTACGCGGCGATGCGGGCGGACGACCTTCACCGCACGCCCGGCTCACGGGCGAGCGCGTCAACCTGTTCGGCAGTCGTTGCCGGACCGGTGGCTTCCCCTAAAGCGGCTGCATCGAACTATCCGTTGCCACTCCCACCGCCGAGCCTGCCGCTCGCACGTTGCATGAAGCTCTCGAACACAGCCTCCGCATCATTGAGCCTCATCAATGACGCAAAGTTGCGGGCCGCAGCATTGGACACCGCTTCGTCGTTGCCCCGGCCCCAGGCGTACATGTGGGGTCCGACCGCCTGGACAGCCTGCTTGGCGGCTTCCAGCACTGGGAGCGACGGGGCGTCTCCACCGTCCAGAAGCGAGATCCGACGATGCCGCAGCTCAAGATCGCGACACAGGGACTCCGAGCGATACACCATGTCCCGGTACTCATCGAAGCTCCTCACGGTCCAGAGCGAGGTCGCCACCCGCAGAATCTGCCCCTGGAGTTCTTCCCACACAATGCAGAAGCCCTCGTAAGCCTGGTACCGCTCCGAGAGGAGCGCTGTGGTGCTGGCCGTGATCCTTAGTTGCTGGATGTCTCGCGCCTGCACCACCGGTCCGTGCACGGTCGAGTTATCGAGCCCGTTGGCCACGTCAACCGTCGCGTGCTGAACGGACGGCTGTTCTCTGCGAGATGAGTCCACGCCGGGATGTTAAGGCCCAACACGAAATCACGCCTGTGTACTGCCCCAACCTCTTTCGGGAGGCATCCCAAAGCTGAGCGAACCCACACTGCCGACTTGGACCACGGGACCATGCTGCACGCCCCCACTGATCGTGTTGTGCACCTCCGCGACCTGTTGATCGCCTCGCCTTGGTGCAAGTTCATCGAGCACTGACTGAAGTTCAGAAGCAGCAGTCGGATTGGCCATCAAGGTACGTCGCAGCCGTGTGCGCCATTCCGCCTCGACGTCCAAGACCATCTGCTCGTCACCGGCCTCCAACGCCGCCGTGAGCTCTCCGCGCGAGGTCTCCAGCTCGCCTTCGATCACGACTCCTTCGCCACCGTCGCGACGCGCAAAGAACAAGGCGATCCGATCACGAGCCTGTGCCCACGAGTCAGTCGCCATCTGCTGAACGAATGCCGTTGCACCCGCGGCAGCGAGTGCCATCAACTCTGGTTCCATTCATCCCCCTTACTAGCAGTCGAGTCAGCCACCGCACCCATGGCCCTCGACGATCAAAGACCGACGGCTACCGTACGTCGCACGCCCCCAACATGTACGAGCGCCTCTGGCGACCGTGGCGCCTCCCCGCGCGGGTGGCGCCGCCCCGCGGCCGCCGCACCTCGAATCGCGAGAGCCGGCCTGGTAGCCGCACACGATCCGAGCCGGCATCACTCACGCGACCACCTCAGGGGACGAGTCAACG harbors:
- a CDS encoding helix-turn-helix domain-containing protein, with product MELLSVKEAAALLGVDDSRVRQLLHDGKLQGQRVGGRWLVAGDSVRDRKDRGRRSRRPLSARNAWGVLAVLDGHQPVGLSDAEKSRVRTRLRNLLAHGHLSPALVQELLAARAEVRSYRVHSGVLPVLLAAQDVVRGGASAAAQAGADYISLGPAEIYVHPDRVEKLEAAFGMVRDEERGNVSVRIPPSEMWPFLTSRSEAPGQGHDVPASVVAADLLDLHESRADAAAAGLLESLLTRYAQPRRV